One genomic region from Arthrobacter pigmenti encodes:
- a CDS encoding DUF1304 domain-containing protein, translating into MTTFPLPIALFALIAALLHVYIFVLETIRWRHPSVWRKFDVRSQEHANILRPMAFNQGFYNLFLAAGVIIGLALSGTLVGYGMIVMALGSMVLAAVVLFVTIRALWIGALIQGVPPLVALVGMVIVSF; encoded by the coding sequence ATGACGACATTCCCGCTTCCCATTGCGCTGTTTGCTTTGATTGCGGCTCTGTTGCACGTCTACATCTTTGTCCTGGAGACCATCCGTTGGCGTCACCCGTCAGTGTGGCGGAAGTTCGACGTCCGTTCCCAGGAGCACGCCAACATCCTCCGGCCCATGGCCTTCAACCAGGGCTTCTACAACCTGTTCCTCGCCGCCGGGGTGATCATCGGCCTGGCGCTCTCGGGAACCCTTGTGGGGTACGGGATGATCGTGATGGCGCTGGGATCCATGGTGCTGGCCGCCGTCGTACTCTTTGTCACCATCCGCGCGCTGTGGATCGGTGCGCTGATTCAGGGGGTTCCGCCGCTGGTGGCGCTGGTTGGCATGGTAATCGTGTCCTTCTGA
- the purQ gene encoding phosphoribosylformylglycinamidine synthase subunit PurQ, giving the protein MSVEVPLIGSLTDVDAVDSNLSGIRVGVVTFPGSLDDRDALRAVRLAGGTGVALWHADHDLKDVDAVIIPGGFSYGDYLRAGAISRFAPLMEQITAAASGGSLPVLGICNGFQVLTEAHLLPGSMIKNNHLHFLCRDQRLAVENSTTAWTSSYSEGSEVVIPMKNQDGQFVADEHTLDELEGEGRVVFRYVGGNPNGSRRDIAGITNKHGNVVGLMPHPEHAVEAGFGPDSSAFGEVDVRGGVDGLGIFTSVLQKLVNK; this is encoded by the coding sequence GTGAGCGTTGAAGTTCCGTTGATCGGCTCGCTGACGGACGTTGACGCTGTTGATTCCAACCTTTCCGGGATCCGCGTCGGCGTCGTCACCTTCCCCGGTTCCCTCGATGACCGCGACGCGCTCCGTGCCGTCCGGCTCGCAGGAGGCACCGGCGTCGCGCTCTGGCATGCGGACCACGATCTCAAGGACGTGGACGCCGTCATCATTCCCGGTGGTTTCTCCTACGGCGACTACCTGCGCGCCGGTGCCATTTCGCGGTTTGCCCCGCTGATGGAGCAGATCACTGCAGCCGCTTCCGGTGGATCGCTTCCCGTGCTGGGCATCTGCAACGGTTTCCAGGTCCTCACCGAGGCGCACCTGCTGCCCGGTTCCATGATCAAGAACAACCACTTGCACTTCCTCTGCCGCGACCAGCGCCTGGCCGTGGAGAACAGCACGACGGCGTGGACGTCGTCGTACTCCGAAGGCAGCGAAGTTGTCATCCCGATGAAGAACCAGGACGGGCAGTTCGTTGCCGACGAGCACACCCTGGACGAACTCGAGGGTGAAGGCCGCGTGGTCTTTCGCTACGTGGGCGGCAACCCGAACGGTTCCCGCCGCGACATCGCCGGAATCACGAACAAGCACGGGAACGTTGTCGGGCTCATGCCCCACCCGGAGCATGCGGTGGAAGCCGGCTTCGGCCCTGACTCCTCAGCGTTCGGCGAGGTTGACGTCCGCGGAGGCGTCGACGGACTCGGCATCTTCACTTCGGTACTGCAGAAACTGGTTAACAAGTGA
- the purS gene encoding phosphoribosylformylglycinamidine synthase subunit PurS, translating into MPRIVVDVMPKPEILDPQGKAIAGALPRLGFTGFAEVRQGKRFELTIEGDVTEEVLEHARSAATTLLSNPVIEDVTRVEVIEDAQ; encoded by the coding sequence ATGCCCCGGATCGTTGTTGACGTCATGCCCAAACCTGAAATCCTCGATCCGCAGGGCAAGGCCATCGCCGGTGCCCTCCCCCGGCTCGGGTTCACAGGTTTCGCCGAGGTCCGTCAGGGCAAGCGGTTCGAACTGACCATCGAGGGTGACGTCACCGAGGAAGTCCTTGAACACGCGCGAAGCGCCGCGACCACACTGCTGTCCAACCCGGTGATCGAGGACGTGACCCGGGTCGAGGTCATTGAGGACGCCCAGTGA
- a CDS encoding DUF1990 family protein, whose translation MPEITHTAVGFTRTAVWPAGFRPFRHRIQVGSGEEAFRRLAEGILTFDLHRRAGLEVAGTARAAVGVVVVPRFGVGPLRLNAPCEVVWATDLHKNNDDDGTRSQARTARRSGFGYATLPGHPECGEEAFIAELAVDGTVYFDLRAYSRHGHWFYQLGAPVARFCQWWVTRRYLAAARSLARAG comes from the coding sequence ATGCCTGAGATCACTCACACAGCAGTCGGCTTCACCCGGACCGCCGTGTGGCCGGCAGGGTTCCGTCCGTTCCGTCACCGCATTCAAGTCGGCTCAGGTGAGGAGGCGTTCCGTCGCCTCGCTGAGGGGATCCTGACCTTCGACCTGCACCGCCGCGCCGGGCTCGAGGTGGCAGGGACCGCCCGCGCCGCCGTCGGGGTTGTGGTGGTGCCGCGCTTCGGCGTGGGGCCATTGCGACTGAACGCGCCGTGTGAGGTGGTGTGGGCAACGGACCTGCACAAAAATAACGACGACGACGGCACCCGCAGTCAGGCGCGCACCGCCCGCCGGTCCGGCTTTGGCTACGCCACCCTGCCCGGCCACCCGGAATGCGGGGAGGAGGCGTTCATCGCGGAGCTCGCGGTGGACGGCACCGTCTACTTCGACCTGCGCGCCTACAGCCGCCACGGACACTGGTTCTACCAGCTGGGCGCACCCGTAGCCCGGTTCTGCCAGTGGTGGGTCACCCGGCGATACCTGGCAGCGGCCCGTTCCCTCGCACGCGCAGGATAG
- the purL gene encoding phosphoribosylformylglycinamidine synthase subunit PurL: protein MTTGTTSKKFNIDTVEHASQTPDQELPWAELGLKENEYQRVVEILGRRPTAAELAMYSVMWSEHCSYKSSKVHLRQFGDKVTEAMKEHLLVGIGENAGVVDIGDGWAVTFKVESHNHPSFVEPYQGAATGVGGIVRDIISMGARPVAVMDPLRFGAIDHPDTARLVHGIVAGIGGYGNSLGLPNVGGEVVFDSVYQGNPLVNALAVGVLRHEDIRLANASGVGNRVVLFGARTGGDGIGGASVLASESFDSTETSGRPAKRPAVQVGDPFAEKVLIECCLELFKASVVEGIQDLGAAGISCATSELASNGDGGMHVELTNVLLRDPSLTPGEILMSESQERMMAVVTPENVAAFEAIMEKWNVEYSWLGEVTDTGRLIIEWAGEKIVDVDPRTVAHDGPVYERPYNRPAWLDGVQADSFDGERPVDLRGAVLELMASPNMCSKDWITNQYDRFVQGNTALAMPDDAGVVRVDEETGLGIALSTDANGRYSYLNPYDGARLALAEAYRNVATSGAKPMAVTDCLNFGSPEDPEVMWQFAESVRGLADACQELGVPVTGGNVSLYNQTGGVAIHPTPVVGVLGVFDDVARRTPSGWREDGQAIYLLGTTRDELDGSEWANLRGHLGGQPPVLDLDAEKTLAAILVNSSRDGMIDGAHDLSEGGLAAALAEAALRFGVGARIGIDELCERDGIDPFTALFSESQARAVVAVPRSEEVRFNDMCTARNFPRLRIGVVDAENQALDVQGHFTLPLAELKEAHEATLPKYFG from the coding sequence GTGACCACAGGAACAACGTCCAAGAAGTTCAACATCGACACGGTTGAGCATGCCTCTCAGACCCCGGACCAGGAGCTCCCCTGGGCCGAACTGGGCCTGAAAGAGAACGAGTACCAGCGCGTGGTCGAGATCCTCGGCCGCCGTCCAACCGCGGCTGAACTCGCCATGTACTCGGTGATGTGGAGCGAGCACTGCTCCTACAAGTCCTCCAAGGTGCACCTGCGCCAGTTCGGCGACAAGGTTACCGAAGCCATGAAGGAGCACCTCCTGGTCGGCATCGGCGAAAATGCCGGCGTCGTCGATATCGGTGACGGCTGGGCGGTGACCTTCAAGGTCGAGTCCCACAACCACCCCTCCTTCGTGGAGCCGTACCAGGGTGCTGCGACGGGCGTCGGCGGCATTGTCCGCGACATCATCTCGATGGGTGCACGGCCCGTGGCCGTCATGGACCCGCTGCGCTTCGGGGCGATCGACCACCCGGACACTGCACGGCTGGTGCACGGGATTGTGGCCGGCATCGGCGGCTACGGTAACTCCCTCGGACTGCCGAACGTGGGCGGCGAAGTGGTGTTCGATTCCGTCTACCAGGGCAACCCGCTGGTGAACGCGCTGGCGGTCGGCGTGCTGCGGCATGAGGACATCCGCCTGGCTAATGCGTCCGGTGTCGGCAATCGCGTTGTGCTGTTCGGTGCGCGGACCGGCGGTGACGGCATTGGCGGCGCGTCGGTGCTGGCTTCGGAATCGTTCGATTCCACTGAGACGTCCGGCAGGCCGGCTAAGCGCCCCGCTGTCCAGGTGGGCGATCCCTTCGCCGAGAAGGTGCTGATCGAGTGCTGTCTGGAGCTGTTCAAGGCCTCCGTGGTGGAGGGAATCCAGGACCTTGGTGCCGCTGGGATCTCCTGTGCCACGTCCGAGCTCGCATCCAACGGCGACGGCGGCATGCACGTAGAGCTCACCAACGTCCTGCTTCGTGATCCGTCGCTGACCCCGGGCGAGATCCTCATGTCCGAGTCCCAGGAACGCATGATGGCGGTCGTGACGCCGGAGAACGTCGCCGCCTTCGAGGCGATCATGGAGAAGTGGAACGTCGAGTACTCGTGGCTCGGCGAGGTGACCGACACCGGCCGCCTCATCATCGAGTGGGCGGGCGAGAAGATTGTCGACGTCGACCCCCGCACGGTCGCTCACGACGGCCCGGTCTACGAGCGTCCGTACAACCGTCCCGCGTGGCTGGACGGCGTGCAGGCCGATTCCTTCGACGGGGAGCGCCCGGTAGACCTTCGTGGCGCCGTGCTTGAGCTGATGGCCTCGCCGAACATGTGTTCCAAGGACTGGATAACCAACCAGTACGACCGCTTCGTGCAGGGCAACACCGCACTGGCCATGCCCGACGACGCCGGTGTGGTCCGGGTCGATGAGGAGACTGGCCTCGGCATTGCACTTTCGACGGACGCCAACGGCCGCTACTCCTACCTGAACCCGTACGACGGCGCCCGGCTGGCGCTGGCGGAGGCGTACCGGAATGTGGCTACGTCGGGTGCAAAGCCGATGGCCGTGACCGACTGCCTCAACTTTGGCTCGCCCGAGGATCCCGAGGTCATGTGGCAGTTCGCCGAATCCGTCCGCGGGCTGGCCGATGCATGCCAGGAGCTGGGAGTTCCGGTGACCGGCGGTAACGTTTCGCTGTACAACCAGACCGGCGGCGTGGCCATCCATCCCACCCCGGTGGTGGGTGTGCTGGGCGTGTTCGACGACGTCGCCCGCCGCACGCCTTCGGGCTGGCGCGAGGACGGGCAGGCCATCTACCTCCTGGGTACCACCCGCGACGAGCTGGACGGATCGGAGTGGGCGAACCTGCGCGGACACCTCGGCGGACAGCCGCCGGTTCTGGATCTCGACGCCGAGAAGACGCTCGCTGCGATCCTCGTGAACTCGTCGCGTGACGGCATGATCGACGGCGCACACGACCTCTCCGAGGGCGGGCTCGCAGCCGCACTCGCCGAAGCAGCGCTGCGTTTCGGTGTCGGTGCCCGGATCGGGATCGATGAGCTGTGCGAGCGCGACGGAATCGACCCGTTCACTGCACTGTTCAGCGAGAGCCAGGCCCGCGCCGTCGTCGCTGTTCCCCGTTCCGAAGAGGTGCGGTTCAACGACATGTGCACTGCACGGAACTTCCCGCGGCTTCGTATCGGAGTGGTGGACGCGGAGAACCAGGCGCTGGATGTGCAGGGTCACTTCACCCTCCCGCTCGCCGAGCTGAAGGAAGCACACGAAGCGACGCTGCCGAAGTACTTCGGCTGA